The region GTTTGGCTGTGCAGTTTCCAGATTAATTGGTCTATGGTGCTGTAAGCCAACAAGCTaggttttttcccctattttacaaTCCTCTAGCATAATAGCCCTATGCCAGGTGCCACAAACCAGAACTCAGCTAATATGAACCCTATGTCCAACCACCAAGTGTAGCCATTGCACCATGACATCAGTGTCCCACATGAAGAACACAGTTGTGGACTTCCCATAGCCAGTAATGACCTGTGTGGGTTTTACCACAGTGAAACATGGATATAGTTTAGTTTATCATGGACCTCTCCCACGATACAGCTCTTTCAAATTTGGCTACCTCATGAAACTCACCAATTCCAGAGGCCTAATCTAAATTATGTATTCTAAACAGTTAATTCTGCTAAGCTCCCCCATAAAGTATAGAGTGATAAGGTGGCATAGTTATTTCTGTGAAAAGATTATgctagaacattaaaaaaaataatcatgtcCGTGCGTATTAGTGGCACAAGATCAAGGGCTGCATGGGACTCATAAAAGGGAAGATTATTACTGTTGCCCAAAAGCTAGTGCAACCCTATCTTGTGGCACTTGCTGTAGCTTTCCTGACATATTCCTGAATCCACAGAAATGTAGCTGCAGTCATAGGATGAGTTACCTTAATTTTCCTAAGCAGAGCTGAGTTCTGAGAGATGGATTTCCTCCATTGTACAATCATTGAGTGATTTCTCTGGATCCCCATTCCCTTCAAATGCTTGCACCCATCCATGGAAGAGCACAAGCCAAATAGTTTGCCCAGTCTGGCATCCTGGACAACTTGGGAAACTAAACTAGCTTGCAGCTAACATTACAAGTTCTCCGTGTGGTCTTTGACATGAATGTACTTAATCCTTTATTTCCTAAGTACTAGAAGTAGTGGGTTTGCCATGTTAATACATaatgagcaaaaaaaaatctgaaccaGAAATTGgatccttttttttaattatctgaaTTTCTTAACTAGCTTTTGAGACCTATGCTCCCTTCATTGAGTACAAACAAAATGAGCAGTTAGCCTAGGGGTAAGAGCAACTGGTTACAAACCAGGGTTAAAATCCCTCtgccactccttatgaccttggacaagtcacttcagaTAAAAACTTAGTGAGCCCTATAGTACCTGATTGAACtagaaagaatataaataaatgagcagGTACCTATACACAAGTTATAGATTGTTAAAGCAGTGGTCTCCTTATCGCTCTGCAATCACAGCGTCCCTCTCCCTGCCCTACCACCACTGTAATGTACAGGCACCCACATCCTTTGCCTTGACCTGCAGTGTAACTCTAGAAAGGCAGTCTAGAAATGCATTGGGAGTTTGGTTATTGCTTCATCAGCACTAGATGGAAATTAATATAATTTTCACCCAGTTTGTGCAGGGTGCtccctttttttcatttggtgATCACTATAGAAATCAGTAGTCTAAAGACATTGCTGAGATCTGGACATGTGTTAAAGAAAACCCTAGTGGCAAAGTTCCTTAACTCCAGCAAACTCCAGATACACTCAGAACGGAATCTTACACATGTTGGACAGAAATAAAAGAATCAAGCCTCGGCCAGAGAGATTCCAGAGCTGCAAAGATGTGTTTGATCTTGTTGTAACCTGTGAAGAAAGAGTCTATGATCAAGTACTAGAAGGTAAGAGTTGCTCtgctcatatatttattttagtttttttctataccggcattcgtgagagtgtcacatcatgccggtttacaataaacagggggagtgataaaagttacagtgaatgaaataaataacatgtgttgaaccaaaaaaacaattacagttacaataaaacagggagaagtacaacttggagcagagaagtgatatgaaaaaattaacataatatatgAATCTAACTTTGACCAGGTACATTTACAAAGATTTGATGAGGTACATTAACAGGAGATTGTGGTAATTGCTAGGAATTGTCCATTTGAACTAATAGTAGGATTTACTATGTGAGGGTAGAGATAGGAAGTGTTGGTTTTCTGCATATGGGTAGTTATTGGAAGATGGTTGGAGGTGAGTTAAGGTTTAATCCGATATAGTATGGGATGGATTAATGGAACAGCCCCTCAATAGTGAATGTGCAGAGGGCACAGTAAATGGGAGCCATGAAGCAGGCCTGAAACTAACATCTTAGGAAGGGATTCCAGAAATATAATGAACAGTAAAATCATATATTAAATTGCTTTCAATATAGTTGATGATTCTGTACAGCTCTTCTGTATCTTTGGCTGGGGCTGATCCACATCAATCTATATTAAGTCTGGGTCCTGACCAGTTACTGAGTCCAGGAAAGCTTAAAGGTGGATGCTGAGAACAGAGGCACTAGAAAATGAAGGGGGGACAGCAacagaagcagaatataaattgttttaagcttccaaggTACTAAGTTGTGCGAAAAGCAATGTTTTGATGATTGGACTGTTGAGGCTTGTGCCTTTTCATACCAAATGAAAGGttcaacacttaaaaaaaaaaaaaaaaatcaaatcactgCATTTCAGGAGTGGATCACATTGCTGCCAgcctcagtataaaaaaaaaaaaaggtggcataGTTTAATCTCCAAAAGCAAAAATGCAAGTCACCTCTTGGTTTAGATTTGTGTGGTCTGGAAAGCTCATGTAGAATTTTTATGTTGACCTAATAAAGTATTGGAacctgtttaaaataaaaattaaaaaaaatccagtttCCACCAAGTTCAGTAGGGCTGTGAAAAGTAAGCTCTGGGGAGTAGTgaactgaaatgaaatgaaaacctaGTGAAGTGAGTCTGAGAAGGAAAAGCATGAGTCCATGTGTGCTGGGgcacccttctcttcctgcctttaACTCATTACAATGTACGTTGCATATTTTTCTATGCTACAAATCCTAGAATGCTTTGAGAGAGTACAGGccaggtagtggtggtggtgagatCCGTCCTGTATCTCTTCCTTGTTATCTAATGTGTGCATTCTCTGTTCCCACTCAGATTTAAATTCCAGAGAACAGGAGACATGCCAACCAGTGCATGTGATTAATGTGGATATTCAGGATAATCATGAAGAGGCCACACTAGGAGCTTTCCTCATTTGTGAACTATGTCAATGTGTAAGTAGGACAAACATCTCCAACAGCTTGCATTCCACAAAGGGTAACCTTGAGCTCAAAGAGCCTGCTTACTAGATTTGGGAAGGGAGCTTATGTCTCTGGACTCTACTATAACCATTACTAGCTCCAAAATACTTGGACAAAAACAATTCTGCTGAAGAAAAAAAGCATTTCTTAAGGCCCCTTTCATGGGTAATCATGAACTGCTGACACGTACACAAAGAAAAGTGCATTTTACTTCCTGTGAGTTACTGGTTATGAATTATGTCTAATGTACTCATGGAAATATTTGTGTATTGAAACAAGAGTAGTTATTTACTGTAGATTATAGAAATACACCATGATGGCAGATATCTCCTGCTAGTCCCTTCCTTTTCCATGGAGGTCCTCTGTGTGCTTGTCCcatattttctccaattctgGTATTGTCCTTCTCTCCACCCTCTCCACAAGGAGGCTGCTCCATCCATTGTGCATCCTGTACCTCTGCCCAACCTTTCTAACATTGGAGCGCTTTGGATGAGGATGGCGAGGGCATCAGGCCTGCTACTGTTCCTTGTGTCCTCCTGGTCCATACAGGCCCATTTGACTAGTGGGAGTGTGCTTTCTTTTAATCCTTTTCAGTAGAAAAAAGAAATCCCTTTTTCTCTTCCTACAGATACAGCACACAGATGACATGGAAAACGACATAGACGAATTACTTCAAGAGTTTGAGGAAAAGAGCGGCAGGACTTTCCTTCACACAGTCTGCTTTTATTGaaactcctctcctctctgtccGTAGGCCT is a window of Rhinatrema bivittatum chromosome 15, aRhiBiv1.1, whole genome shotgun sequence DNA encoding:
- the SSU72 gene encoding RNA polymerase II subunit A C-terminal domain phosphatase SSU72, whose amino-acid sequence is MPLSPLRVAVVCSSNQNRSMEAHNILSKRGFIVRSFGTGTHVKLPGPAPDKPNVYDFKTTYDQMYNDLLRKDKELYTQNGILHMLDRNKRIKPRPERFQSCKDVFDLVVTCEERVYDQVLEDLNSREQETCQPVHVINVDIQDNHEEATLGAFLICELCQCIQHTDDMENDIDELLQEFEEKSGRTFLHTVCFY